In Physeter macrocephalus isolate SW-GA chromosome 2, ASM283717v5, whole genome shotgun sequence, a single window of DNA contains:
- the LOC102990790 gene encoding olfactory receptor 10H3-like, translating to MYLFTLLGNLLIMATIWREHSLHTPMYLFLCALSISEILFTVAITPRMLIDMLSSHHSITFVACASQIFFSFTFGFTQSFLLTVMGYDRYVAICHPLRYNMLMSPRDCARLVSWCWAGGSVMGMMVTLIVFHLTFCRSNEIHHFACHVLALLKLACGKETAPVTMVVIIVCVTALLGCLFLIVLSYIFIMAAILRIPSTEGRHKTFSTCVSHLTIVVMHYGFASIIYLKPKGPHSMDSNTLMATTYTVFTPFLSPIIFSLRNKELKSAIKRSFCRKFFPLSC from the coding sequence ATGTACCTGTTCACGCTGCTGGGAAACCTGCTCATCATGGCCACCATCTGGAGGGAGCACAGCCTGCACACACCCATGTACCTCTTCCTGTGCGCCCTCTCCATCTCCGAGATTCTGTTCACTGTTGCCATCACCCCTCGAATGCTGATCGACATGCTCTCCAGCCACCACTCCATTACCTTTGTGGCCTGTGCCAGCCAGATATTCTTCTCCTTCACGTTTGGCTTCACCCAATCCTTCCTGCTCACTGTCATGGGCTATGACCGCTATGTGGCCATCTGCCACCCCCTGCGCTACAACATGCTCATGAGCCCCCGTGACTGTGCCCGTCTTGTGTCCTGGTGCTGGGCTGGTGGCTCAGTCATGGGCATGATGGTGACATTGATAGTTTTTCATCTCACATTCTGTAGGTCTAATGAGATTCACCATTTTGCCTGTCACGTGCTTGCCCTCTTGAAATTGGCATGTGGGAAGGAGACAGCCCCTGTCACCATGGTTGTGATCATAGTTTGTGTCACAGCCCTGCTGGGATGCTTATTCCTCATCGTCCTCTCCTATATCTTCATCATGGCCGCCATCTTGAGGATCCCCTCCACTGAGGGCCGCCACAAGACCTTCTCCACCTGTGTATCCCACCTCACCATAGTGGTCATGCACTACGGTTTTGCCTCCATCATCTACCTCAAGCCCAAGGGACCCCATTCTATGGACAGTAACACGCTGATGGCCACCACCTATACAGTCTTCACCCCCTTTCTTAGCCCGATCATTTTCAGCCTCAGGAATAAGGAGCTGAAGAGCGCCATAAAGAGAAGCTTCTGCAGAAAATTCTTTCCCCTAAGCTGCTGA